The Photobacterium sp. CCB-ST2H9 DNA segment TTTCAGGCTGGCTGGTAGACACCCTGCACGGCGGTACATTTATGCAACCGGTTCAAAGTGAAATTTTGGCTCCTGAGCATCACCATCCCCAGTCAGATACTCAAAGTACTTCCCTTCGCTGGCAAGGCTATTTCTGGCAATGGCTGCTGCTTCCAAGCGCTTTCGTTGCCGTCTCCGGCTCATTCCAGATCGATCTTGATACGGTTTTCCATTTTCCTCAGGGATCCACGTCAACGCTAGGGGCCATTTTTGCCTTGACCGCTATGGTGCTCTGGTCACTGAGCAGGGACATCAAAAATTATCAGGACGCCGTCTCCGAAGATCCAAAACCGGCCACAGCCAAACTCTTCCAGAGGGTTGCGCAAGATACCAATTTCGTCACAACTTGGGTCATCGGGGCATTTTTGTGTTTTGAAATCGTGATGCGAATAACGGGATGGGATTTAGCCACCTTTTTCACGACCTGGTCACCCGTCATGCCCCTGCTGGGTGTCATGATCGGTCTCATTCCAGGTTGTGGACCGCAAATTCTGGTGACCTCACTGTATATTCAGGGCGCGATCCCCCTGTCTGCGCAGCTGGGTAACGCGATCAGCAACGATGGTGACGCACTCTTTCCGGCTATTGCGCTGGCGCCGAAAGCGGCCTTACTGGCGACAGTCTACTCCGGTATCCCCGCAATTCTGATTTCTTATGGTTTTTACTGGCTTTTTGAATGATGAACTCGCCGTTCTGGATTATCGTCAAAATAAATATGCAAAAAAAATCGACCTGAGGTCGATTTTTTAATATCTTAGACGCCAACTCTCAGAGTTTAATAGCACTTAATCGCATATTGAGAATTACTATCAATTAAAAATCATACTTTCAAAGCATTGTCAATAGGTGATTTCCCCCCTTAACCTAATGAGCGTCATTCACTATAGTTGCATCTGTAGGCAGTGATAGAAACCCTCTCTTTCACTGACTGCAGTATCCGAATCTGGATACATGCCAATGAGGTTGCTTTGATATTTACCCTCATATCAAAGTCATGAACTTGATTGGATACCTCTTCTACACGTCGTACAGGATTGTACTCTTAGGAGTCAAACTCTTGTCTTTGCCGGCCAGTTTGGCCGGCTTTTTTTTCTAATTTATTTCAATAATGTCTAAGTTTTCAGCAAGCGTGTATTGTAACATTCCGCACATCTATTAAACTCAGAGCTAACCCGCCCATCAAAATAATAAAATCTGGCTAAAGCGTGAAAGACACACTCGATCCCAATTTATTGCATATGTTTAATCAGCTTCCTGGATGTTGGGGTTGTAAAGATAAAGATTCGGTTTTTGTTTATGCCAATGAGGAATATGGAAAAATCATTGGGGTCAACCATCACCTGGACTGTGTCGGTCGGACGGACTTTGACATGCCCAGTCCGACAATCGAATGCGCCGAAACATTCAGGGACCAAGACCATCAGGTTATTGTGAGTGAACAACGTATGCGCGTACTGGATATCCATCCCTATTCAGATGGAAACTGGCGTGCGCATATGTTCACGAAAATGCCGTGGCGAAATGAAGAAAACGAAGTGGTTGGCACTATTTTTTCCGGTATTGAACTGAAAGATACGGCCATTCTGGAAGTCGGGCATTGGATCTGCCGGGCCGCCGGACTGAACAACAATCAGCAAACCTCCTTCAACCTGGATCTTCATCGTCAAAAGGTGCAACTGAATACACGCGAATCTGAAGTACTGTTCCTGTTGTTATATGGTAAAAAACCACAATACATCGCTAAAGTGCTCAACGTTTCAGTGAAAACAGTTGAAAACTATGTGATCAAACTTCGCGAAAAGTTTAATGCCAACTCTAAAAACGAATTGCTGGATGTAGCGCTCGATCTTGGATTTGGTTCTCATATCCCCGAAAGCATGCTGACCAGTCAGCTCTCGATTATCCTGAAAGAGTAAAATAAAAGGCCACCGCTCAGGTGGCCTTTTTGATGTTCAGGGTGCCAGGCGGTCAATGTGCCACGCTTCACCTTCTCTTTCATACAGAAAGCGGTCATGTAAGCGATGTTCACCGCCTTGCCAGAATTCCATTGATTTAACTTTCACCCGGTACCCACCCCAGAACGTCGGAAACGGAACTTCGCCTGCGGAAAATTTCTTTTTCAGTTCCATGAACTTCCCTTCCAGAGCCTGACGAGCCGTCAGTCTGGCACTTTGTTTACTGGCCCAGGCTGCGATCTGACTTTCTTTCGGACGGGAAGCAAAATATCTCATCACTTCCATCGTTGACAGCTTTTCCGCTTCACCTGTGATATGTACCTGACGTTCAATCGGGTGCCATGGAAAATGCAGACTGATTTTACTGTTATCCGCAAGTTGAGCGGCTTTGCGGCTGCCCAGATTGGTGTAGAACACAAAGCCCTGCGAATCAAAATGCTTCAGCAAGACAATCC contains these protein-coding regions:
- the pdxH gene encoding pyridoxamine 5'-phosphate oxidase, which produces MELSDIRREYTKGGLRRRDLPEQPLDLFKHWLQQAIDAGLTDPTAMTVATVDATGQPYQRIVLLKHFDSQGFVFYTNLGSRKAAQLADNSKISLHFPWHPIERQVHITGEAEKLSTMEVMRYFASRPKESQIAAWASKQSARLTARQALEGKFMELKKKFSAGEVPFPTFWGGYRVKVKSMEFWQGGEHRLHDRFLYEREGEAWHIDRLAP
- a CDS encoding PAS domain-containing protein — protein: MFNQLPGCWGCKDKDSVFVYANEEYGKIIGVNHHLDCVGRTDFDMPSPTIECAETFRDQDHQVIVSEQRMRVLDIHPYSDGNWRAHMFTKMPWRNEENEVVGTIFSGIELKDTAILEVGHWICRAAGLNNNQQTSFNLDLHRQKVQLNTRESEVLFLLLYGKKPQYIAKVLNVSVKTVENYVIKLREKFNANSKNELLDVALDLGFGSHIPESMLTSQLSIILKE
- a CDS encoding putative manganese transporter, whose product is MVSQIKSLQLRETRQRWRLTNKRFLFPVFLFAMLVSPATREMTVTVLADAFWQVAAYVAATLTVYHAVSARMSYNTKISAYLQRSQRFQVIFAAVMGALPGCGGAIIVMTQFVRGRLSFGSVVAVLTATMGDAAFLLLAAKPLTGLFTVGVGLTVGMISGWLVDTLHGGTFMQPVQSEILAPEHHHPQSDTQSTSLRWQGYFWQWLLLPSAFVAVSGSFQIDLDTVFHFPQGSTSTLGAIFALTAMVLWSLSRDIKNYQDAVSEDPKPATAKLFQRVAQDTNFVTTWVIGAFLCFEIVMRITGWDLATFFTTWSPVMPLLGVMIGLIPGCGPQILVTSLYIQGAIPLSAQLGNAISNDGDALFPAIALAPKAALLATVYSGIPAILISYGFYWLFE